The Lujinxingia vulgaris genome includes a region encoding these proteins:
- a CDS encoding peptidylprolyl isomerase has product MRAWRIKAWGMVMLALAAGCAEEQAEVSHPPVDEAMSALVAASPETELARVGEVSLGEPELAIFWEAHPELDRQEAMDALIEETLLWQEAQRRGLHQTPDAMFARKQGLVNAYLEGEIEASHLVDEPGEDFVAILQKNADFPRGYRSSHLVIVVPRMLPGDEKFAAERRRELREERFEQARAWILASAERLDAAPTLDALIAEAARLNEEVLPSGYQAVVNAHMRFARPTEGDVSQRLPEGWIQVVPEFSRAADALANEDELGTLSDPVRSPVGWHLLKVDEVLDGRPAEPQEVERFAAHALTREARAQAYTEALSTLLDGARVEMRPERLQDEVPGQ; this is encoded by the coding sequence ATGCGAGCGTGGCGAATCAAAGCATGGGGGATGGTGATGCTGGCTCTGGCGGCAGGATGCGCCGAGGAGCAGGCCGAGGTGAGTCACCCGCCGGTCGATGAGGCGATGAGCGCCCTGGTGGCCGCCTCGCCAGAGACCGAGCTGGCGCGGGTAGGGGAGGTCAGCCTGGGGGAGCCCGAGCTGGCGATCTTCTGGGAGGCCCACCCGGAGCTCGATCGTCAGGAGGCGATGGATGCTCTGATCGAAGAGACGCTGCTCTGGCAGGAGGCGCAACGCCGCGGGTTGCACCAGACGCCCGACGCGATGTTTGCACGAAAGCAGGGCCTGGTGAACGCCTACCTTGAGGGTGAGATCGAGGCGTCGCACCTGGTTGATGAGCCTGGCGAAGACTTCGTGGCGATCTTGCAGAAGAACGCCGACTTCCCCCGGGGCTACCGCTCAAGCCACCTGGTGATTGTGGTGCCGCGCATGCTGCCCGGTGATGAGAAGTTCGCCGCGGAGCGCCGCCGTGAGCTTCGTGAGGAGCGCTTTGAGCAAGCCCGCGCCTGGATCCTGGCGAGCGCCGAGCGGCTCGACGCCGCGCCGACGCTCGATGCCCTGATCGCCGAGGCCGCGCGGCTCAACGAGGAGGTTCTTCCCTCGGGGTATCAGGCTGTGGTCAACGCGCATATGCGATTTGCACGGCCTACTGAGGGCGATGTGAGCCAGCGACTTCCCGAAGGTTGGATTCAGGTCGTGCCGGAGTTCTCCCGCGCGGCCGATGCGCTGGCCAATGAGGACGAACTCGGCACGTTGAGCGATCCGGTGCGCTCACCCGTGGGCTGGCATCTGCTCAAAGTCGATGAAGTACTCGACGGGCGCCCGGCCGAGCCTCAAGAGGTTGAGCGTTTTGCAGCCCACGCGCTCACCCGCGAAGCGCGCGCGCAGGCCTACACCGAGGCGCTGAGCACGCTGCTCGATGGGGCCCGCGTGGAGATGCGGCCGGAGCGCCTTCAGGACGAGGTCCCCGGCCAGTGA
- a CDS encoding nitroreductase family protein, translating into MNTHHTLMTRRTIHDYKSDPLPEGALKRALEAATRAPNHKLTNPWRFTMMGPETRARITEIGVAEKRKKRGELSEAAEASIRTKFTRPPELIAVSQVINADAHRRREDYAAVACAIQNIQLALWSEGIGSKWSSGGVTNAPETYEVLGIGPDVEEIVGFVWVGFADVVPDPPRTPLSEVVRTTA; encoded by the coding sequence ATGAACACCCACCACACTTTGATGACGCGGCGCACCATTCACGACTACAAAAGCGACCCCCTGCCCGAAGGCGCGCTCAAGCGCGCCCTGGAGGCGGCCACCCGCGCGCCGAACCACAAACTGACCAACCCCTGGCGCTTCACGATGATGGGCCCCGAGACCCGCGCGCGCATCACCGAGATCGGTGTGGCCGAGAAGCGAAAGAAGCGCGGCGAGTTGAGTGAGGCGGCGGAGGCCTCAATTCGCACGAAGTTTACGCGCCCCCCGGAGCTCATCGCAGTGAGCCAGGTGATCAACGCCGACGCGCACCGCCGGCGCGAAGACTACGCCGCGGTGGCCTGCGCCATCCAGAACATCCAACTCGCGCTGTGGAGCGAGGGCATCGGCTCCAAGTGGAGCAGCGGCGGGGTGACCAACGCGCCCGAGACCTACGAGGTGCTCGGCATCGGTCCGGATGTTGAGGAGATCGTGGGCTTTGTCTGGGTGGGATTTGCCGATGTGGTGCCCGACCCGCCCCGCACACCCCTTAGCGAGGTGGTGCGCACCACTGCCTGA
- the ald gene encoding alanine dehydrogenase yields MRIGVPKEIKNHEYRVGLIPASVAEYVRQGHVVAVQAGAGEGSAIPDERYVEAGAMILPSAEAVWESSDMIVKVKEPMAPEYGLMQKGQLVYTYFHLAAVPELAEVLLERQVRAVAYETIQLPDGRLPLLEPMSEVAGRMAIQVGARCLEREHGGKGVLLGGVPGVARAKVVILGGGVVGTNAAKMAVGMGAQVTIVDLNLNRLRYLDDIFGSKIQTMHSNVGTIYDQVLNADLVVGAVLIPGAKAPHLVTRDHISQMQEGSVVVDVSVDQGGCIATCHPTTHEDPTYVVDGVVHYCVANMPGAVARTSTFALNNTTLGYGLALASKGFEQAVKDDPALALGVNTYKGQCVYKAVAEALDVEYTPLSELL; encoded by the coding sequence GTGAGAATTGGGGTTCCGAAAGAGATTAAGAATCACGAATATCGAGTGGGGCTGATTCCAGCGAGCGTGGCCGAGTATGTGCGGCAGGGCCATGTGGTGGCCGTGCAGGCTGGCGCTGGCGAGGGGAGCGCGATCCCGGATGAGCGCTACGTGGAGGCCGGCGCGATGATCCTGCCCTCGGCCGAGGCGGTCTGGGAGTCCTCGGATATGATCGTGAAGGTCAAAGAGCCGATGGCGCCGGAGTACGGGCTGATGCAGAAGGGCCAGCTCGTCTACACCTACTTCCACCTGGCGGCGGTGCCGGAGCTGGCCGAGGTGCTGCTGGAGCGTCAGGTGCGCGCGGTGGCCTACGAGACGATCCAGCTTCCCGACGGGCGCCTTCCGCTCCTGGAGCCGATGAGCGAAGTGGCCGGGCGCATGGCCATCCAGGTGGGCGCGCGTTGCCTGGAGCGTGAGCACGGTGGCAAGGGCGTGCTCCTCGGTGGCGTGCCCGGTGTGGCACGCGCCAAAGTCGTGATTCTGGGCGGCGGTGTCGTGGGTACCAACGCCGCGAAGATGGCCGTGGGCATGGGCGCGCAGGTCACGATTGTGGACCTGAACCTCAACCGCCTGCGCTATCTCGACGACATCTTCGGAAGCAAGATCCAGACGATGCACTCCAACGTCGGCACGATCTACGACCAGGTGCTCAACGCCGACCTGGTGGTGGGCGCGGTGCTCATCCCCGGCGCCAAAGCGCCGCACCTTGTGACCCGCGATCATATCAGCCAGATGCAGGAAGGAAGCGTCGTGGTGGATGTCTCGGTGGACCAGGGCGGCTGCATCGCCACCTGCCACCCGACCACCCACGAAGATCCCACCTACGTGGTCGACGGCGTGGTGCATTATTGCGTGGCGAATATGCCCGGGGCGGTGGCGCGCACCTCGACCTTCGCCCTCAACAACACCACGCTGGGCTACGGGCTGGCGCTGGCCAGCAAGGGCTTCGAGCAGGCTGTCAAAGATGATCCCGCGCTGGCTCTGGGGGTGAACACCTACAAGGGCCAGTGTGTGTATAAGGCTGTGGCTGAGGCCCTTGACGTCGAGTACACGCCTTTGAGCGAGCTGCTCTAA
- a CDS encoding sigma-70 family RNA polymerase sigma factor gives MFKKNKAKMDAKERLAFEQEAIPHLDALYGTALRLTKSESDAEDLIQETMLKAYRYFDKYEQGTNCKAWLFKIMTNTFINRYRKQQKRREYLVDDDFRPLQERAEAPELTPFHESFETEEHLYFKMFGDEVKRALEQVPVDFRMVVLLADLQDFAYKEIAEIMDCPIGTVMSRLYRGRRMLQAQLKEYALKNGYIPSQDEEDETPEATDAPADLNAYRERKAAQAS, from the coding sequence ATGTTTAAGAAGAACAAAGCGAAGATGGACGCAAAAGAGCGGCTGGCGTTTGAGCAGGAGGCCATCCCTCATCTGGATGCCCTTTACGGCACGGCGCTGCGTCTGACCAAGAGCGAGAGCGACGCCGAGGATCTGATCCAGGAGACGATGCTCAAGGCCTACCGCTACTTCGACAAATACGAGCAGGGCACCAACTGCAAGGCGTGGCTCTTCAAGATCATGACCAACACCTTCATCAACCGCTACCGCAAGCAGCAGAAGCGCCGCGAGTACCTGGTGGATGACGACTTCCGCCCGCTCCAGGAGCGCGCCGAAGCCCCGGAGCTGACGCCTTTCCACGAGAGCTTTGAGACCGAGGAGCATCTCTACTTCAAGATGTTCGGCGATGAGGTCAAACGCGCGCTGGAGCAGGTGCCGGTGGACTTCCGTATGGTCGTGCTTCTGGCTGACTTGCAGGACTTTGCCTACAAAGAGATCGCCGAGATCATGGACTGCCCCATCGGTACGGTGATGAGCCGACTCTACCGCGGGCGGCGCATGCTTCAGGCCCAGCTCAAAGAGTACGCGCTTAAAAACGGGTACATCCCCTCTCAGGACGAAGAGGACGAGACGCCGGAGGCCACGGACGCGCCTGCCGACCTTAACGCCTACCGCGAACGCAAGGCCGCTCAGGCCAGCTGA
- a CDS encoding anti-sigma factor family protein has translation MGQLVQNVALGCEDFEPFIDTYVDEEFDERERADMEAHLAGCERCRGRVNAQVRFKAQLREKLSEERAPQSLRERITSELATLELELDEERTETRPLYVRVGWVAGPLAAMLALVLLMPEMTIAPAASSPTPVVDQTVEWHKGNFPLEITTSNPQEASAWFQDKVDFSVRLPHFDNARVNLLGGRIAHVEDRRAALVLYEVDGARMSVLLFDGEGLKVPRESIRQVEDRDIVWLNQKGYGVAVVQDLGVTYAMTSDLNEDRFLGLVAGTMKR, from the coding sequence GTGGGACAACTGGTGCAAAATGTGGCGTTGGGCTGTGAGGATTTTGAGCCTTTTATCGACACGTACGTCGATGAGGAGTTCGACGAGCGGGAGCGCGCCGATATGGAGGCGCACCTTGCCGGGTGTGAGCGATGCCGCGGACGCGTGAACGCTCAGGTGCGCTTTAAGGCGCAGCTGCGCGAGAAGTTGTCGGAGGAGCGCGCGCCGCAGTCGCTGCGCGAGCGCATCACCTCGGAACTCGCCACCCTGGAGCTGGAACTCGACGAGGAGCGCACCGAGACTCGCCCCCTCTACGTGCGGGTGGGCTGGGTGGCCGGACCGCTGGCGGCGATGCTCGCGCTGGTGCTCCTGATGCCGGAGATGACCATTGCGCCGGCGGCCAGCAGCCCCACGCCCGTCGTCGATCAGACGGTGGAGTGGCATAAGGGCAACTTCCCCCTGGAGATCACAACGAGTAACCCGCAGGAGGCCAGCGCCTGGTTCCAGGATAAGGTGGACTTCTCGGTGCGGCTGCCCCACTTCGATAACGCGCGGGTCAACCTGCTGGGCGGACGTATCGCGCATGTCGAAGATCGACGCGCGGCGCTGGTGCTCTACGAGGTCGATGGCGCGCGCATGAGCGTGCTGCTCTTCGACGGCGAAGGTCTTAAGGTGCCGCGAGAGTCGATCCGTCAGGTCGAAGATCGCGATATCGTCTGGCTCAATCAGAAAGGCTACGGCGTGGCGGTGGTCCAGGATCTGGGCGTGACCTACGCGATGACCAGCGATCTCAACGAAGATCGTTTCCTCGGGCTGGTCGCCGGCACGATGAAGCGCTAA
- a CDS encoding Glu/Leu/Phe/Val family dehydrogenase, which produces MSKKPDAPDVVEATAPASVKAATTSPASAENFFEVHLAQLQRAMDAAPLEDHVRLILSQPKNEVIVNFPVRMDDGSYELFTGYRIQHNNIKGPYKGGIRYHHEVTLEEVKALAALMTYKCALLNVPFGGAKGGIRLTPSKYSQTELERITRRFTHDLGNNIGPEYDIPAPDVGTNSQTMVWMMDTYMNTHNANDKNAQRGIVTGKTLNSGGSVGREKATGQGVVYCIQEWADEHGFRLDGCTYTLQGFGNVGSHTAQILSRLGAVMVAVEDHTGTLYNPEGIYPRKLVEHVAEHGGVAGYPGAKTITSDEFWEVECDICIPAALELQVTEEVARKLKARVVVEAANGPTTLGGERVMAERGIEVIPDMMANAGGVVVSYFEWIQNKRSESWQLQEVDSRLHFMMKNAYQEMRAFARANDVDNRTAALAVAIQRINVMYVERGVFP; this is translated from the coding sequence ATGAGCAAGAAACCCGACGCACCCGACGTCGTTGAGGCGACGGCACCGGCTTCTGTGAAGGCGGCCACGACCAGCCCTGCTTCTGCGGAGAACTTCTTTGAGGTTCACCTCGCCCAGCTCCAGCGGGCGATGGACGCGGCGCCGCTTGAGGACCACGTGCGCCTGATCTTGAGCCAGCCCAAGAATGAGGTCATCGTCAACTTCCCGGTGCGTATGGACGATGGGAGCTACGAGCTCTTTACCGGCTACCGCATTCAGCACAACAACATCAAAGGCCCCTATAAGGGCGGGATTCGCTACCACCACGAGGTCACGCTTGAAGAAGTCAAAGCGCTGGCCGCGTTGATGACCTACAAGTGCGCGCTGCTCAACGTGCCCTTCGGTGGTGCCAAGGGCGGTATTCGCCTGACCCCGAGCAAGTACAGCCAGACCGAGCTGGAGCGCATTACGCGTCGCTTCACGCACGACCTGGGCAACAACATCGGCCCGGAGTACGACATCCCGGCGCCGGACGTGGGCACCAACAGCCAGACGATGGTCTGGATGATGGACACCTACATGAACACCCATAACGCCAACGACAAAAACGCCCAGCGCGGCATTGTCACCGGCAAGACGCTCAACTCCGGCGGCAGCGTCGGGCGAGAGAAGGCCACCGGCCAGGGCGTGGTCTACTGCATCCAGGAGTGGGCCGATGAGCACGGCTTCCGCCTCGATGGTTGCACCTACACCCTGCAGGGATTTGGTAACGTGGGCAGCCACACCGCCCAGATTCTCTCGCGCCTGGGGGCGGTGATGGTGGCGGTCGAAGATCATACCGGGACGCTCTACAACCCGGAGGGCATCTACCCGCGCAAGCTTGTCGAACACGTCGCCGAGCACGGCGGAGTGGCGGGCTATCCGGGCGCCAAGACGATCACGTCGGATGAGTTCTGGGAGGTTGAGTGCGACATCTGCATCCCGGCCGCGCTGGAGCTTCAGGTCACCGAAGAGGTCGCCCGCAAACTTAAAGCGCGCGTGGTGGTGGAGGCCGCCAACGGCCCGACCACCCTGGGCGGTGAGCGCGTGATGGCCGAGCGGGGCATCGAGGTGATCCCGGATATGATGGCCAACGCCGGTGGTGTGGTCGTCTCGTACTTTGAGTGGATTCAGAACAAGCGCTCGGAGTCCTGGCAGCTTCAGGAGGTCGACAGCCGCCTGCACTTCATGATGAAGAACGCCTACCAGGAGATGCGCGCGTTTGCCCGCGCCAACGACGTCGATAACCGCACCGCAGCACTGGCAGTGGCGATTCAGCGCATCAACGTGATGTATGTGGAGCGGGGCGTCTTCCCTTAA
- a CDS encoding hydantoinase/oxoprolinase family protein, whose protein sequence is MTRPTEASRFGVDTGGTFTDVVMPGGDGRLRVHKLLSTPADPSEAIGDGVEALLGPGAPPYELVHGTTVATNALLERRGRRVAFVITAGFEDVLWLGRQARPELYALHVQMPEPVVARADVIGVRERLSAEGEVVEALSEAEVARVVAEVEALGVEAVAICTLHAWANPAHEAQLAKALRSHPAGWHVSPSHEISGAFREFERASTASVNAYVGPLMAGYLRRLQERLEGARSLEVLLSHGGRAEVGFAAEQPVHTALSGPAGGVVGAFQAAREVGIETIITLDMGGTSTDVSLVDGELEVREDAEIGGLSMVVPVIDIVTVGAGGGSIAYRDAGGALRVGPRSAGASPGPACYGRGGRELTVTDAHLALGTLRSDRFLGGEMTLDASAALGALRRLAGELETPEEEVARGVLAIADAAMARALKVVSLERGRDPRAFTLVGFGGAGGLHACRLAEALSMRRVLIPENPGLLSARGMLGARRRRFYRRTVLRPLGDVLAEDGALRELLEESEANARVALGGEEGAQVELRWEAGLRYQGQSFEVVVPVDWSAGAARLSDPQERFEAEHERLYGYRAAREVELVGLRLSASLEAAPALAAPAPTGDAEALAAADEVTLDMGKGPVAARVIERAWLAEGQRIKGPLVLTEYSATTVVLPGWEVRVSKGHLILEREA, encoded by the coding sequence ATGACCAGGCCCACAGAGGCCAGCCGCTTCGGCGTCGACACCGGTGGTACGTTTACCGATGTGGTGATGCCGGGCGGCGATGGTCGCCTCCGGGTCCACAAGCTGCTCTCGACCCCGGCCGATCCCTCTGAGGCGATCGGTGACGGGGTCGAGGCGCTTCTTGGCCCGGGCGCGCCGCCCTACGAGCTTGTGCACGGGACGACGGTGGCGACCAACGCGCTGTTGGAGCGCCGCGGGAGGCGCGTAGCGTTTGTGATCACCGCGGGCTTTGAGGATGTGCTCTGGCTCGGGAGGCAGGCGCGGCCTGAGCTTTACGCGTTGCACGTACAGATGCCCGAGCCGGTGGTGGCGCGCGCCGACGTGATCGGGGTGCGTGAGCGACTCTCGGCCGAGGGGGAGGTTGTCGAGGCTTTGAGTGAGGCCGAGGTCGCGCGTGTGGTGGCTGAGGTTGAGGCGTTGGGGGTGGAGGCGGTGGCGATCTGCACCCTGCACGCCTGGGCGAACCCGGCGCATGAGGCGCAGCTGGCGAAGGCGCTTCGATCGCACCCGGCCGGCTGGCACGTCAGCCCGAGCCACGAGATCAGCGGGGCGTTTCGGGAGTTTGAACGAGCGAGCACGGCCAGCGTGAATGCGTATGTGGGGCCGTTGATGGCGGGTTATCTGCGGCGGCTTCAGGAGCGCCTTGAGGGCGCGCGCAGCCTCGAGGTGCTGCTCTCGCACGGGGGACGCGCCGAGGTGGGCTTTGCGGCGGAGCAGCCCGTGCACACCGCGCTCTCGGGGCCGGCCGGTGGGGTAGTGGGAGCGTTTCAGGCCGCCCGGGAGGTTGGCATTGAGACGATCATCACGCTCGATATGGGTGGGACCTCCACCGATGTGAGCCTGGTCGACGGGGAGCTTGAGGTTCGCGAAGACGCCGAGATTGGCGGGCTCTCGATGGTGGTGCCCGTCATCGACATTGTGACCGTGGGCGCCGGCGGTGGATCCATCGCTTACCGGGACGCGGGCGGGGCGTTGCGGGTGGGGCCGCGCAGCGCCGGCGCAAGCCCGGGGCCGGCCTGCTACGGCCGAGGTGGCCGGGAACTGACCGTGACCGATGCGCATCTGGCGCTGGGGACGCTGCGCTCCGACCGATTCTTAGGTGGCGAGATGACCCTGGACGCTTCGGCTGCCCTCGGCGCGCTCAGGCGCCTGGCCGGCGAGCTTGAGACGCCCGAGGAGGAGGTCGCCCGCGGCGTGCTGGCGATTGCGGATGCGGCGATGGCCCGCGCGCTCAAGGTGGTGAGCCTGGAGCGCGGGCGCGACCCCCGCGCGTTTACCCTGGTGGGCTTTGGCGGCGCCGGCGGCCTGCACGCCTGCCGGCTCGCCGAGGCGCTCTCGATGCGTCGGGTGCTCATCCCTGAGAACCCCGGATTGCTCTCGGCGCGCGGGATGCTGGGGGCGCGGCGCAGGCGTTTTTACCGGCGTACGGTGCTGCGCCCGCTCGGCGATGTGCTGGCAGAAGACGGCGCGCTGCGCGAACTTCTCGAGGAGAGTGAGGCGAATGCCCGGGTTGCCCTCGGAGGTGAAGAGGGCGCACAGGTGGAGCTTCGCTGGGAGGCGGGACTTCGCTACCAGGGTCAGAGCTTTGAGGTGGTGGTGCCCGTGGATTGGAGCGCCGGTGCGGCGCGCCTGAGCGACCCGCAGGAGCGCTTTGAGGCCGAGCACGAGCGTCTCTACGGTTACCGCGCCGCCCGGGAGGTGGAGCTTGTGGGCCTGCGCCTGAGCGCGAGCCTGGAGGCGGCTCCCGCGCTGGCCGCCCCGGCGCCTACCGGGGACGCCGAGGCGCTGGCCGCCGCCGACGAGGTCACGCTGGATATGGGTAAGGGGCCGGTGGCCGCCCGGGTGATCGAGCGGGCGTGGCTGGCCGAGGGCCAGCGCATCAAGGGGCCGCTCGTGTTGACCGAATACAGCGCCACCACCGTGGTGCTCCCGGGCTGGGAGGTGCGGGTGAGCAAGGGGCATCTGATTTTAGAGCGGGAGGCATGA
- a CDS encoding hydantoinase B/oxoprolinase family protein, whose product MDAITLELERHRFASIAEEMGVVLMRSAFSPNIKERRDYSCAIFDAAGEMVAQAAHIPVHLGSAPMSVAAALAAGPLKPGQHIILNDPYAGGTHLPDITLVSPVFDGAGELAFVVANRAHHADVGGRWPGSMGLSEHIDEEGIRLGPTVLSEAVIEAITRASRTSEERRGDLQAQLAANLRGVARLQSELEGRGHAVLDACRALQAHSERFMREVLREVGDGRWSFEDALDDDGLGSGPIPIRCELSIEDGRATVDLRGSASAVRGPLNVPRAVAVSAALYCFRCLAPAELPSNGGYMRCVEVLTEAGTVVDAAYPAAVALGNVETSQRIVDVIFGALARALPGRIPAASCGSMNNLTIGGTDPRHGGRPFAYYETIAGGAGAGPGGPGQSAVHTHMTNTLNTPVEALEHAYPIRMVRYARRVGSGGAGRHRGGDGVVREMIFEAPATVSVMAERRVFAPYGLAGGAPGARGSTRLIRARGGQEERLEGKISVEVEAGDRLIIETPGGGGYGAPEETDAESA is encoded by the coding sequence ATGGACGCGATCACCCTGGAGCTTGAGCGGCATCGCTTTGCCTCGATCGCCGAGGAGATGGGGGTCGTGCTGATGCGCTCGGCCTTTTCGCCAAATATCAAAGAGCGGCGCGACTACTCCTGCGCGATCTTTGACGCGGCTGGCGAGATGGTGGCCCAGGCGGCGCATATCCCGGTGCACCTGGGCTCGGCGCCGATGAGCGTGGCCGCCGCGCTCGCTGCCGGCCCGTTGAAGCCGGGCCAGCATATCATTCTCAACGACCCTTATGCCGGGGGCACGCACCTTCCCGACATCACGCTGGTCTCACCGGTCTTTGACGGGGCCGGGGAGCTCGCGTTTGTGGTGGCCAACCGCGCCCATCACGCCGATGTGGGAGGACGTTGGCCCGGGAGCATGGGGCTCTCGGAGCATATCGATGAGGAGGGCATTCGCCTGGGCCCGACGGTGCTCAGTGAGGCTGTGATCGAGGCGATCACCCGCGCCAGTCGTACCTCTGAGGAGCGTCGCGGGGATTTGCAGGCCCAGCTGGCCGCGAACCTGCGGGGCGTGGCCAGGTTGCAATCGGAGCTGGAGGGTCGGGGCCACGCGGTGCTCGACGCCTGCCGCGCGCTCCAGGCGCATAGCGAGCGTTTTATGCGCGAGGTGCTTCGGGAGGTGGGCGACGGCCGCTGGAGCTTTGAAGACGCGCTGGATGATGACGGGCTGGGGAGCGGCCCGATTCCCATCCGTTGCGAGCTGAGCATCGAGGATGGGCGCGCCACCGTTGATCTTCGGGGCAGCGCGTCGGCGGTGCGCGGGCCGCTCAATGTGCCGCGGGCGGTGGCGGTGTCGGCGGCGCTTTATTGCTTTCGCTGCCTTGCGCCGGCGGAGCTTCCGTCCAACGGCGGCTACATGCGCTGCGTGGAGGTCTTGACCGAGGCGGGCACGGTGGTCGACGCGGCCTATCCGGCGGCGGTGGCCCTGGGCAATGTGGAGACGAGCCAGCGCATCGTCGATGTGATCTTCGGCGCGCTGGCCCGGGCGTTGCCCGGGCGCATCCCGGCGGCCTCCTGCGGATCGATGAACAACTTGACCATCGGCGGCACCGATCCGCGTCATGGCGGCCGGCCCTTTGCCTACTACGAGACGATCGCCGGCGGCGCGGGGGCCGGGCCGGGCGGGCCGGGGCAGTCGGCGGTGCATACGCATATGACCAACACCCTCAACACGCCGGTGGAGGCGCTGGAGCACGCCTACCCGATTCGCATGGTGCGCTATGCGCGGCGAGTGGGCTCCGGAGGGGCGGGACGCCACCGGGGAGGTGATGGGGTGGTGCGGGAGATGATCTTTGAGGCCCCGGCCACCGTCAGCGTGATGGCGGAGCGCCGCGTCTTTGCACCTTACGGGCTCGCCGGTGGCGCGCCTGGTGCCCGAGGGAGCACACGACTGATTCGCGCACGCGGCGGGCAGGAAGAGCGGCTTGAGGGCAAAATCAGCGTGGAGGTTGAGGCGGGCGACCGGCTGATCATCGAGACGCCGGGAGGCGGCGGCTACGGCGCGCCGGAAGAGACCGACGCCGAAAGCGCGTAA
- a CDS encoding PEGA domain-containing protein, with protein sequence MLPSFRRLASGGSRLSTGALTVVALTLSLSAPAQAQSPAPAPAQCPDYISPDQQHDARILTMHGVSCFEARDFERALHYYMRAYAQSPEPLLRGAIGRSLHELGIYGPARQYYQDYLDSPAADASGAQRIRERIDQLDATLAEDAATLEVRSTPPGARAHLVLENGEWFELGQTPVKTRVREGTYEVALTREGYQTRQMQARVHANAPTSVEPILVADAAAFDISAAGWRRGALWTLATSVPVAAAGTAMLVLSAQDTEAARDAARHYDDPGELERRRIELLERSDSLRTWGTATTAVGAAGLITGVVLYLSANRLASPGGDPAEDAQAGVRVQPELGANHIGVRVRF encoded by the coding sequence ATGCTGCCATCATTCCGTCGTCTCGCTTCCGGGGGAAGCCGCCTGAGTACGGGCGCGCTGACCGTGGTCGCTCTGACCCTCTCGTTGAGCGCACCGGCGCAGGCCCAGTCGCCGGCGCCCGCCCCCGCGCAATGCCCCGATTACATCAGCCCCGATCAGCAGCACGACGCGCGGATCCTGACGATGCACGGGGTCTCCTGCTTTGAGGCCAGAGATTTTGAGCGCGCGCTGCACTATTATATGCGCGCCTACGCTCAGAGCCCCGAGCCTCTGCTCCGAGGGGCCATCGGGCGCTCATTGCACGAGCTGGGCATCTATGGGCCTGCGCGCCAGTATTATCAGGACTACCTCGACAGCCCGGCGGCCGACGCGTCCGGTGCGCAGCGCATCCGCGAGCGCATCGATCAGCTCGACGCCACCCTGGCCGAAGACGCCGCCACGCTTGAAGTTCGCAGCACTCCGCCCGGCGCCCGCGCGCACCTTGTGCTGGAGAATGGCGAGTGGTTTGAGCTGGGGCAGACTCCGGTGAAGACGCGCGTACGTGAGGGAACCTATGAGGTCGCGCTGACGCGGGAGGGCTATCAGACTCGCCAGATGCAGGCTCGCGTTCACGCCAACGCACCGACGAGTGTCGAGCCGATTCTGGTGGCCGACGCGGCCGCCTTTGACATAAGCGCAGCCGGCTGGCGACGCGGCGCGCTCTGGACCCTCGCGACCAGCGTACCGGTGGCCGCCGCCGGCACGGCCATGCTCGTGCTCAGCGCGCAAGACACTGAGGCAGCCCGCGACGCCGCACGCCATTATGACGACCCGGGCGAGCTGGAACGCCGGCGCATCGAGCTCCTGGAGCGCTCGGACAGCCTGCGCACCTGGGGCACCGCCACCACTGCGGTGGGTGCAGCGGGGCTGATCACCGGTGTGGTCCTCTACCTGAGCGCCAACCGCCTGGCCTCCCCCGGAGGTGACCCTGCGGAAGACGCGCAGGCCGGCGTGCGTGTGCAGCCGGAGCTCGGGGCGAACCACATCGGCGTGCGCGTTCGTTTCTGA